One Nonomuraea angiospora DNA segment encodes these proteins:
- the ccmA gene encoding heme ABC exporter ATP-binding protein CcmA produces MYDSIISVHDLTVELGGNPVLRDMELTVSPGEIVAVVGPNGSGKSTLLRCLAGLQPATSGQVRVFGEPPADDAAFWRRVAMLGDEPTWYPGLTAREHLELMGAVHAEARMEVEAALEVFALVERADAPPLNLSTGQRQRLSLASALLRPSTLLLLDEPERGLDAGFRARLADLLEEYAGEGGTVVMATHDHGLAGRARQVSPSGVDA; encoded by the coding sequence GTGTACGACTCGATCATCAGCGTTCACGACCTCACGGTCGAACTCGGCGGCAATCCCGTGCTGCGGGACATGGAGCTGACCGTGTCACCGGGCGAGATCGTGGCGGTCGTCGGCCCGAACGGGAGCGGCAAGTCGACCCTCCTGCGCTGCCTGGCCGGGCTCCAGCCCGCCACCTCCGGCCAGGTCCGGGTGTTCGGGGAGCCGCCGGCTGACGACGCCGCCTTCTGGCGCCGGGTGGCGATGCTGGGCGACGAGCCCACCTGGTACCCGGGGCTCACCGCCCGCGAACACCTGGAGCTGATGGGCGCCGTGCACGCCGAGGCCCGGATGGAGGTGGAGGCGGCGCTGGAGGTGTTCGCGCTGGTGGAGCGGGCGGACGCGCCGCCGCTGAACCTGTCCACCGGGCAGCGCCAACGCCTCTCCCTGGCCTCCGCGCTGCTCAGGCCGAGCACGTTGCTGCTGCTCGACGAGCCGGAACGCGGTCTGGACGCCGGTTTCCGTGCCCGGCTGGCCGATCTGCTCGAGGAGTACGCGGGCGAGGGAGGCACCGTGGTGATGGCCACGCACGATCACGGCCTGGCCGGCCGCGCCCGCCAGGTCTCACCGTCTGGGGTGGACGCATGA